tcaaagTACAACTGAAAGTTAACTGTGGTtgtaattaattattttgtataaatttcttaatatctttataaaaaaccgGAACATCTCGTATTGGCACAAAAGCTAATCGAAGAATCTTTTTGAATACTAGATTATAGTTAGAATCGTTTTTAAACTTTTCTATGTCCCTCATTGCCCCGACTCTTTCATAGGCTGCCTGCCCATGATGAAACAAGCATCCATTATAGTTTGCTTCAGGGAAAGATATTCGTAATGCATTGACCAATCCTCTCTCAAAATCAGTCACAAAGTTCTCAACATTCATAGTAACTAATTCTTTGCATTTATCGAAGGCTCTAGAATATGACCTTTCACTTTTTCCCTTgagtaaaatataaatgtatGGAAAACTTTTGCCAAATATATGTCCATGAAAGACGACAATTTGGTAAAATCCTTGAGGAGAAGATTTAAACGTTCCATCGACAACGAACGTgtctattttttcaatcatacttttattgaattctaaaaaaaatattataaatctatCATTATCCTGCATACCACTATCAAATCTAAGATaacgattttttttagaatctACTTGCAAGACTTCGGGTATATCCATAATGCAACCAGTTATAAATCCGAGTCTTGAATTTCTTGTTCGTTATATTGTATCtcttaaatattctatGGAAGGCATTTTAGTAATATCTAAGCTGGTTGACAATGCTGGgagttgttttttataatttctagGAAGTTTTCATTAATTGTAGCAACTtgttcttttatttttttga
The Vairimorpha necatrix chromosome 6, complete sequence DNA segment above includes these coding regions:
- a CDS encoding MULE domain-containing protein, whose product is MDIPEVLQVDSKKNRYLRFDSGMQDNDRFIIFFLEFNKSMIEKIDTFVVDGTFKSSPQGFYQIVVFHGHIFGKSFPYIYILLKGKSERSYSRAFDKCKELVTMNVENFVTDFERGLVNALRISFPEANYNGCLFHHGQAAYERVGAMRDIEKFKNDSNYNLVFKKILRLAFVPIRDVPVFYKDIKKFIQNN